A genomic region of Candidatus Pseudomonas phytovorans contains the following coding sequences:
- a CDS encoding TOBE domain-containing protein: MKVSARNVFKGQVSQVQEGAVNAEVVLALPGGEQLVAVVTRESIHNLGIAVGKEAIALIKAPWVVLMTESSDIRLSARNCLEGKVLSVTDGAVNAEVVIALAGGTEVYSIVTREAVAELGLAPGVSATAVIKASHIILGVPA, encoded by the coding sequence ATGAAAGTCAGTGCGCGCAATGTATTCAAGGGTCAAGTCAGTCAGGTTCAGGAAGGCGCGGTGAATGCGGAAGTGGTGTTGGCCCTGCCGGGCGGTGAGCAACTGGTTGCGGTGGTGACGAGGGAAAGTATCCATAACCTGGGGATTGCTGTCGGCAAAGAGGCGATTGCCCTCATCAAAGCCCCTTGGGTGGTGCTGATGACCGAATCCAGTGACATTCGTCTCTCCGCCCGCAACTGCCTCGAAGGCAAGGTGCTCAGTGTCACCGACGGCGCCGTCAACGCCGAAGTGGTGATCGCGCTGGCTGGCGGTACCGAGGTTTACTCGATCGTTACCCGCGAGGCGGTCGCCGAACTGGGTCTGGCGCCAGGTGTCAGCGCCACGGCGGTCATCAAGGCGTCCCACATCATCCTTGGCGTACCCGCCTGA
- a CDS encoding HAMP domain-containing sensor histidine kinase, whose translation MRLTLTKRLSLVFALLLLICCGTSVWMQVRANRMHELEVVQGLSRDLAHHIARDTVLMDSKGLMPSAVRDLFSQLMLVNPSVEVYLLDTDGRIVGSASPEGRIHREHVDLAPVQRLLKGDALPILGDDPRSDDGRKVFSAAPLTVNGKPAGYLYVVLLSEEHDRFAERGATSAALSTALWSISLVALLCLIAGLTAFALITRPLRRLTETVARFDIDGIPAAPVIPATLEKIASEDEIALLDAAFRQMQARLSTQWNSLTRQDQERRELVANISHDLRTPLASLHGYLETLSFKDATLSEADRRRYLGIALDQSRKVGGLAQSLLELVRLEHGFVQPVLERFSLTDLVQDIFQKFELTAEARRVKLNASFAPNVSTACADLGLIERVLTNLFDNALRHTPECGEIELSLQLQGALIEVTVSDTGPGIAEELRDGLFLRPFNIGGSRRDGGLGLRIVHRILQLHGCDIQLIDVPARGATFRFSLPVDLKTAEQWAARSMNLDARDK comes from the coding sequence ATGAGGTTGACCCTTACTAAACGCCTGTCATTGGTGTTTGCCCTTCTTCTGCTGATTTGCTGTGGTACTTCGGTGTGGATGCAGGTTCGCGCGAACCGGATGCATGAACTGGAAGTGGTGCAAGGCCTGTCGCGGGATTTGGCTCACCACATCGCCCGGGATACCGTATTGATGGACTCCAAGGGACTGATGCCGAGCGCTGTGCGCGATTTGTTCAGCCAGTTGATGCTGGTCAACCCCAGCGTTGAGGTTTATCTGCTCGATACTGATGGGCGAATTGTCGGCAGCGCCTCGCCGGAAGGCCGGATCCACCGGGAGCACGTGGATCTGGCACCCGTTCAGCGCTTGCTCAAAGGCGATGCTTTGCCGATTCTCGGTGATGACCCGCGCAGCGACGACGGTCGCAAGGTGTTCAGCGCCGCCCCTCTGACGGTCAATGGCAAACCGGCAGGATATCTCTACGTGGTATTGCTCAGCGAAGAGCACGACCGTTTCGCCGAACGCGGTGCCACAAGTGCCGCGCTCAGTACGGCCCTTTGGTCTATAAGCCTTGTAGCGCTGCTGTGTCTGATTGCCGGCTTGACAGCTTTTGCCTTGATAACCCGTCCGCTACGACGTTTGACAGAAACCGTTGCCCGGTTCGACATCGACGGGATTCCGGCTGCGCCAGTGATACCAGCCACTCTGGAGAAAATCGCCAGCGAAGATGAAATTGCCTTGCTCGACGCCGCCTTCCGGCAGATGCAAGCCCGCTTGAGTACTCAGTGGAATTCATTGACCCGCCAGGATCAGGAGCGCCGTGAACTGGTGGCCAATATTTCCCACGACCTGCGCACGCCGCTGGCGTCACTGCACGGTTACCTGGAGACTCTTTCATTCAAGGATGCGACCTTATCTGAGGCGGACAGGCGTCGCTATCTGGGGATTGCACTGGATCAAAGCCGCAAAGTCGGCGGACTGGCGCAATCTTTACTGGAACTGGTGCGACTGGAGCATGGGTTTGTGCAACCTGTGCTGGAGCGCTTTTCTCTGACCGATCTGGTGCAAGACATCTTCCAGAAGTTCGAGCTGACAGCCGAGGCCCGCCGGGTCAAACTCAACGCCAGCTTCGCCCCCAACGTTTCAACGGCCTGCGCCGACCTGGGGTTGATCGAGCGGGTGCTGACCAACCTTTTTGACAACGCCCTGCGCCATACACCTGAATGTGGAGAAATCGAACTAAGCTTGCAGCTTCAAGGCGCGCTCATCGAAGTCACCGTCAGCGATACCGGGCCAGGTATCGCCGAAGAACTGCGCGACGGTCTGTTCTTGCGCCCCTTCAACATCGGTGGCTCACGTCGCGATGGTGGCTTGGGGTTACGTATTGTGCATCGGATTTTGCAACTGCATGGCTGCGACATCCAACTGATCGATGTGCCGGCACGTGGTGCGACCTTTCGCTTCTCGCTACCTGTAGATTTAAAGACAGCAGAGCAATGGGCGGCCCGCTCGATGAACTTGGACGCCCGGGACAAATAG
- a CDS encoding response regulator transcription factor yields the protein MEQPKRILVVEDDLHIADLICLHLRAEQFEVVHCADGDQGIRLLQQGGWDALILDLMLPGVDGLEICRRARSMARYTPIIITSARSSELHRVLGLELGADDYMAKPFSMLELVARVKALLRRVDAMARNLKMDAGSLTSNGLTIDPITRDVTLTGRRLDLTPREFDLLYFFARQPGKVFSRMDLLNAVWGYSHEGYEHTVNTHINRLRAKIETDPAQPARILTVWGRGYKFAAAQEPS from the coding sequence ATGGAACAGCCAAAACGCATCTTGGTGGTCGAAGACGACCTGCATATCGCTGACCTTATCTGCCTGCATCTGCGTGCTGAGCAGTTTGAGGTGGTGCATTGCGCTGATGGAGATCAAGGCATACGCCTTCTGCAGCAAGGTGGTTGGGATGCATTGATCCTCGACCTGATGCTGCCCGGTGTGGACGGCCTGGAAATCTGCCGCAGGGCTCGCTCCATGGCCCGCTATACGCCCATCATCATTACCAGCGCGCGCTCCAGCGAACTGCACCGGGTTCTCGGACTCGAACTGGGCGCCGACGACTACATGGCCAAACCATTTTCCATGCTTGAGCTGGTGGCACGGGTCAAGGCCTTGCTAAGACGCGTTGATGCCATGGCTCGCAATCTGAAAATGGATGCCGGCAGCCTGACGTCGAATGGGCTGACCATCGATCCAATCACCCGCGATGTCACCCTGACCGGTCGGCGCCTTGACCTCACACCACGAGAATTCGATCTGCTGTACTTCTTTGCACGGCAGCCTGGCAAAGTGTTCTCACGCATGGACTTGCTCAATGCGGTGTGGGGATACAGCCATGAAGGTTATGAACACACGGTCAATACCCACATCAACCGCCTGCGGGCAAAGATAGAGACCGACCCTGCCCAGCCGGCACGCATCCTCACGGTCTGGGGCCGCGGCTACAAATTCGCTGCCGCGCAGGAGCCGTCATGA